In one Pirellulales bacterium genomic region, the following are encoded:
- a CDS encoding SDR family oxidoreductase translates to MAMLIIGCGYLGQRVAERWRSTGQTVYALTRSQQRAEELAARGWQPVIGDVTEPSSLGSLPAVKTVLHAVGYDRGAGPSMEQVYVGGLRHALDALPPTVERLIYVSSTSVYGQDDGSWVDERSPCEPAGENGRICLAAEQSLAEHPLGQRAVVLRMAGIYGPGRIPRLDAVLRGETIVADADSYLNLVHVDDAAEIVVLAATRSTPPRLYVVGDGQPTTRREFYGELARRLGAEPPKFAHPEPGTSSRGRAATNKRLDNRRLLAELQPAWRFPTFREGLQAIVG, encoded by the coding sequence ATGGCCATGCTGATTATCGGCTGCGGATACCTGGGCCAGCGCGTCGCCGAGCGCTGGAGATCGACCGGCCAGACGGTGTACGCCCTGACGCGCTCGCAGCAGCGAGCCGAGGAGTTGGCTGCCCGCGGCTGGCAGCCGGTGATCGGCGATGTGACCGAGCCCAGCAGCCTCGGCAGCCTGCCGGCCGTAAAGACAGTGCTGCATGCCGTGGGCTACGACCGTGGTGCTGGCCCCTCGATGGAGCAGGTCTACGTCGGCGGCCTGCGCCACGCTCTCGACGCCTTGCCCCCGACAGTCGAACGGCTGATCTACGTCTCGTCGACGAGCGTGTACGGACAGGACGATGGCAGCTGGGTCGACGAACGATCGCCCTGCGAACCCGCGGGCGAGAACGGACGGATCTGCCTGGCCGCCGAGCAGTCGCTTGCCGAGCACCCGTTGGGCCAGCGCGCCGTTGTGCTGCGAATGGCAGGCATCTACGGGCCCGGGCGCATTCCCCGGCTCGACGCGGTGCTTCGCGGAGAGACGATCGTCGCCGATGCGGACAGCTATCTGAACCTGGTACATGTCGACGACGCGGCTGAGATCGTCGTGTTGGCCGCCACACGCAGCACTCCGCCCCGGTTGTATGTGGTCGGCGACGGACAGCCTACGACCCGGCGAGAGTTTTACGGCGAGCTGGCCCGTCGGTTGGGCGCCGAACCGCCGAAATTCGCCCATCCCGAGCCGGGTACCTCGAGCCGCGGTCGCGCGGCGACCAACAAGCGGCTCGACAACCGACGTTTGCTGGCCGAGTTGCAGCCCGCCTGGCGTTTTCCCACTTTTCGCGAGGGGCTGCAGGCGATTGTGGGTTGA
- the ruvX gene encoding Holliday junction resolvase RuvX → MPDAAPPNSPPGRVAGIDYGTVRIGIALSDSQRRIASPYENYQRRTPQLDARRFQRLVAEERVRLFVVGLPVHLDGRESQKSHEARQFGAWLHQATGVEVCYFDERFTSAEAEAALQAAELTKKRRKARLDMLAAQIMLAAFLESPDAALRDPGSLDDPPRRNR, encoded by the coding sequence GTGCCCGACGCCGCTCCGCCGAATTCACCGCCCGGCCGCGTGGCGGGCATCGACTATGGAACCGTGCGGATCGGCATTGCTTTGTCCGATTCGCAGCGGCGGATTGCCTCGCCGTACGAGAATTATCAGCGGCGGACGCCCCAGCTCGACGCCCGCCGCTTCCAGCGACTCGTGGCCGAAGAGCGCGTGCGGCTATTCGTGGTCGGCCTGCCGGTGCATCTCGACGGCCGGGAAAGCCAGAAATCGCACGAGGCACGCCAGTTCGGGGCCTGGCTGCATCAGGCCACCGGCGTCGAGGTGTGTTATTTCGACGAACGGTTCACCAGCGCCGAGGCCGAAGCCGCCTTGCAGGCCGCCGAATTGACCAAGAAGCGTCGCAAGGCCCGGCTCGATATGCTGGCTGCCCAAATCATGTTGGCCGCATTTCTCGAATCGCCCGACGCCGCCTTGCGCGATCCGGGTTCGCTCGACGATCCCCCGCGCCGTAACCGCTGA
- a CDS encoding NTP transferase domain-containing protein, whose translation MLHAVIMAGGAGTRFWPESRAALPKQLLDLLGGRTMIQATFDRLAGLVPRERVSIITADVLVDAVAAQLPQLPAGAVVGEPCKRDTAPCIGLAAHLVSRDDPDAVMAVLPADHVIGPTEKFQAAMRHAVALVEESPGRIVTFGIRPTYPAESFGYIERAEPLAASGIPSYRVARFREKPRAEVAAEYVATGRFYWNSGIFVWRAATILAALAEHQPQMAAHLETIASAFGRDDFAEVFAAEFAAIRGVSIDYAVMEHARDVAVVEAPYEWDDVGSWQALARLRGADAEGNTVSARHVGLDTHGCIIRGTPDHLVATLGIDDCIIVQTPDATLVAHRSREESLRELVKLIQHRGWGQHL comes from the coding sequence ATGCTACATGCCGTGATCATGGCCGGTGGCGCCGGCACTCGATTCTGGCCCGAGAGCCGTGCCGCGCTCCCGAAGCAACTGCTCGATCTGCTCGGCGGGCGGACGATGATCCAGGCCACCTTCGATCGCCTGGCGGGCCTGGTGCCGCGCGAGCGCGTGTCGATCATTACGGCCGATGTGCTCGTCGATGCGGTGGCCGCGCAGTTACCGCAATTGCCTGCCGGGGCCGTGGTCGGCGAACCGTGCAAGCGCGACACAGCCCCCTGCATCGGCCTGGCGGCCCACCTGGTCAGCCGCGACGATCCCGATGCGGTGATGGCCGTGCTGCCCGCAGATCATGTCATCGGCCCGACCGAAAAATTCCAAGCAGCCATGCGTCATGCGGTCGCGCTGGTCGAAGAGTCGCCCGGCCGGATTGTCACGTTCGGCATCCGTCCCACGTACCCGGCCGAGTCGTTTGGTTACATCGAGCGTGCCGAGCCCTTGGCCGCAAGCGGTATTCCGAGCTATCGCGTAGCCCGCTTCCGCGAAAAACCCCGGGCCGAGGTCGCGGCCGAATACGTCGCCACCGGGCGGTTCTACTGGAACTCGGGCATCTTCGTCTGGCGTGCTGCCACGATCCTGGCGGCCCTGGCCGAACATCAACCCCAGATGGCGGCTCACCTGGAGACGATTGCCTCGGCGTTCGGGCGCGACGACTTTGCCGAGGTGTTCGCCGCCGAGTTTGCCGCGATCCGCGGGGTGTCGATCGACTATGCCGTGATGGAGCACGCCCGCGACGTGGCCGTGGTCGAAGCCCCCTACGAATGGGACGACGTCGGCAGTTGGCAGGCGCTGGCCCGATTGCGCGGCGCCGACGCCGAAGGGAACACGGTCTCGGCTCGGCACGTAGGGCTCGACACCCACGGGTGCATCATCCGCGGCACGCCCGATCACCTGGTTGCAACGTTGGGGATCGACGACTGTATTATTGTGCAAACCCCCGACGCGACCCTCGTGGCCCATCGCAGCCGCGAAGAATCGCTGCGCGAGCTGGTCAAGCTGATCCAGCATCGCGGTTGGGGCCAGCACCTGTAA
- a CDS encoding UTP--glucose-1-phosphate uridylyltransferase produces MARDPLELRTLLRRFGQEHLLAFWAQLEPDRQERLAAQIAAIDFAQLAELRHDLPGGETWAEAAQRAVGPPAIRLEGPMPFPSELARQRGRELLAAGKVGVVLVAGGQGTRLGFDQPKGMYPIGPVSQASLFQILLEGVGAVTSRYGAVVPLYLMTSPATHADTLAFLAAHDNFGLADADVQVVCQGTMPAVDAATGQVLLAAPDELALSPDGHGGLVAALAASGALADLQRRGITQLFYMQVDNPLVAVCDPEFLGNHLLSESEMSTQVVRKTDPLERVGNLVQIDGQVRIIEYSDLPDEVAARRRPDGNLELWAGNIAVHAIDVAFLARAAADPSTLPFHRALKRVPFVDPRGRTVEPAAPNAIKYERFIFDLLPAARRTLAVEVDPQTRFAPLKNGPDERRDTPATVRAQMISLHTAWLRAAGAMVDPGVAVEISPRLALDADQLRSVLPPGLRVTAPRYFC; encoded by the coding sequence ATGGCGCGTGATCCTCTCGAGCTCCGAACCCTGCTGCGCCGCTTTGGGCAGGAACATCTGCTGGCCTTCTGGGCGCAGCTCGAGCCCGATCGGCAGGAACGGCTGGCGGCACAGATCGCGGCGATCGATTTCGCACAATTAGCCGAGCTGCGGCACGATCTGCCCGGCGGCGAGACCTGGGCCGAAGCGGCCCAGCGTGCCGTGGGGCCGCCTGCGATCCGGCTCGAAGGGCCCATGCCGTTTCCCTCGGAACTGGCGCGGCAGCGTGGCCGTGAATTGCTCGCGGCTGGCAAAGTCGGCGTGGTGCTCGTGGCCGGAGGGCAGGGGACCCGACTCGGTTTCGATCAGCCCAAGGGCATGTACCCGATAGGCCCCGTCTCGCAGGCTTCGCTGTTTCAGATCTTGCTCGAGGGGGTCGGGGCCGTCACGAGTCGCTATGGCGCCGTGGTCCCGCTGTACCTGATGACCAGCCCGGCGACGCATGCGGACACGCTGGCCTTCCTTGCGGCCCACGACAATTTCGGCCTTGCCGACGCGGACGTGCAGGTGGTTTGCCAGGGAACCATGCCGGCCGTCGATGCGGCGACAGGTCAGGTGCTGCTCGCGGCGCCGGACGAACTGGCCCTCAGCCCGGACGGCCACGGGGGCCTGGTCGCGGCGCTGGCCGCCAGCGGTGCGCTGGCCGACCTGCAGCGGCGCGGGATCACCCAACTGTTCTACATGCAGGTCGACAATCCGCTCGTCGCGGTTTGCGATCCGGAGTTTCTGGGCAATCACCTGCTCTCCGAATCCGAGATGTCGACCCAAGTGGTGCGCAAAACCGATCCCCTGGAGCGCGTCGGCAACCTGGTGCAGATCGATGGGCAGGTGCGGATCATCGAGTACAGCGATCTGCCCGACGAGGTCGCCGCCCGCCGCCGCCCCGATGGCAACCTGGAGCTCTGGGCCGGCAATATCGCCGTGCACGCGATCGACGTCGCGTTCCTGGCCCGCGCCGCGGCCGATCCGAGCACCTTGCCTTTTCACCGGGCACTCAAACGCGTGCCGTTCGTCGATCCGCGGGGGCGCACAGTCGAGCCGGCGGCGCCGAACGCGATCAAGTACGAGCGCTTCATCTTCGACTTGCTGCCGGCGGCGCGGCGCACGCTGGCCGTCGAGGTCGATCCGCAGACGCGATTTGCCCCGCTCAAAAATGGTCCCGACGAGCGCCGCGACACGCCGGCCACGGTCCGTGCCCAGATGATCTCGCTGCACACGGCCTGGCTCCGGGCCGCCGGTGCGATGGTCGATCCCGGGGTGGCCGTCGAGATCAGCCCGCGATTGGCCCTCGATGCCGACCAATTGCGGTCGGTGTTGCCGCCGGGACTGCGGGTGACGGCGCCGCGATATTTCTGCTAG
- a CDS encoding MBL fold metallo-hydrolase — MGVPVIGCGCPTCTSTDPRNTRTRCGLVLGLPEGNLLIDTPPELRMQLVREKIGLIHATLFTHSHADHLFGLDDLRLFPYYLGHRMPLYCEDWVEARIRKSFDYAFEHEADSFHHGGIPQLAFVRIDLAPFDVLGQRVVPIRLRHGRGEVLGFRFGDVAYCTDTNEIPAESWDKLQGLDVLILDALRKRPHPTHFTLEEAVAAAERIGARRTIFTHMSHELEHAATSAELLPGMELAYDGMRVPLSGT, encoded by the coding sequence ATGGGGGTGCCCGTGATCGGTTGCGGCTGCCCGACCTGCACGAGCACCGACCCTCGCAACACGCGCACGCGCTGCGGGCTCGTACTCGGCCTGCCCGAGGGCAATCTGCTGATCGACACCCCACCCGAGCTGCGAATGCAGCTGGTCCGCGAAAAGATTGGCCTGATCCACGCCACGCTGTTTACGCACTCGCATGCCGATCACCTGTTCGGCTTGGACGATCTGCGGCTGTTCCCCTATTACCTGGGGCACCGCATGCCGCTCTATTGCGAGGACTGGGTCGAGGCGCGGATCCGCAAATCGTTCGACTATGCGTTCGAACACGAGGCCGATTCGTTTCACCACGGCGGCATTCCGCAGTTGGCCTTCGTGCGCATCGACCTGGCGCCGTTCGACGTTCTGGGCCAGCGGGTCGTGCCGATCCGGCTGCGCCATGGCCGAGGCGAGGTGTTGGGTTTCCGCTTCGGCGACGTGGCCTATTGCACCGACACCAATGAAATCCCCGCGGAAAGCTGGGACAAGCTCCAGGGGCTCGACGTGCTGATCCTCGATGCCCTGCGCAAACGCCCGCACCCGACCCATTTCACGCTCGAAGAAGCCGTTGCCGCGGCCGAGCGGATCGGCGCGCGGCGGACCATCTTCACCCACATGTCGCACGAGCTGGAGCACGCGGCCACTTCGGCCGAGTTGCTGCCGGGAATGGAACTGGCCTACGACGGGATGCGCGTCCCCTTGAGCGGCACCTAA
- a CDS encoding preprotein translocase subunit SecA, which produces MANEALEFVWDATSGLFGGVARGIERGITSLFGSANARFVKRLQPKVAAINALESKYQAMTEEELRDQTRIFRERLRAGETLDDLLVEAFAVCREGGRRFLGMRHYDVQLMGGMVLHSGAIAEMVTGEGKTLVATLPAYLNALEGRGVHVVTVNDYLARRDMEWMGPLHMRLGLSVGAIQGGMGGMERQKSYACDITYGTNNEFGFDYLRDNMRLAARGDDRYPKEMQQCQGPLNYAIIDEVDNILVDEARTPLIISGPAHDDVSKYQKADKIARQLKRDAHFEVKEKEHTAHLTEDGVRAAEKLAGVESFYTAGNMEWPHLIDNSLKAHHLYRRDVNYVVQQGEVVIVDEFTGRLMPGRNWSDGLHQAVEAKEGVRIKEENQTLATITLQNFFKLYKKICGMTGTAMTEATEFWKIYKLDVIAIPTNRSLTRINHPDVIYLTERDKFKAIVDEIELLHKFDSVEQRDGTFIAGQLQQENDQQVEIVDRESKQPQTIARDKVKEVRRRGRPILVGTVSIEKSERLSEMLAQRGIDHSVLNAKHHQREAEIIAQAGRKSAVTIATNMAGRGTDIILGGNSETMAWAQLQDKYPTRLDVPREEWEALIAEIENREQTKQVGREVAKLGGLHVIGTERHEARRIDLQLRGRCGRQGDPGSSRFFLSLEDDLMRIFGGEWAKNMLTRMGMQEGEAIESRLVSRRIEGAQKKVEERNFEVRKNLLEYDEVMDEQRKRVYHYRQRILDGASVKAAILDMINQSIAGQLGEFLDKDYGAATFARWAGNLLGVEFEPRDFRGTDFDAAQQLAKDQAERQVETQVHELIDENLPAEEDSAEWNWEALAKAANARWRLNLRDRDLKKVGRDDLAEALIEQGQASIQEVDLSEGQRYLAEDYGVRTACGWLQLKFGLKLEVDEVRHLDAKPFIELARQRAAAAYAEKEAEFPVLASLARFTVTENGTPRLDREKIVDWAQRRFDAALSLDELRNKDRHETAEQLIVRSRAHLDRGETVQAEAQAQVDQLFSTDDATRTLALAAGRGAADQLASWIKEQLGFDVAADELARLNREQLASRLSNMVEDRFRPEMRRLERSLVLSILDAAWKDHLLSMDRLRQSIGLRGFAQVDPKVEYKREGMQIYQQMWNSVGEQVTDLIFRMEQLDEGFVRSVWNETSAVHEEAPSTAGEIGKQQQSAIDSSQTAAKSEPIRNREDRTPRNAPCPCGSGKKFKNCCMNKRPTV; this is translated from the coding sequence ATGGCTAACGAAGCTTTGGAATTTGTCTGGGACGCTACCAGCGGTCTCTTTGGCGGGGTCGCTCGGGGGATTGAGCGCGGCATCACTTCGCTGTTCGGCTCGGCCAATGCCCGATTCGTCAAGCGGCTGCAGCCCAAAGTGGCGGCCATCAATGCATTGGAGTCGAAATACCAGGCAATGACCGAGGAGGAGCTACGGGACCAGACGCGGATTTTCCGCGAACGGCTCCGTGCCGGCGAAACGCTCGACGATCTGCTCGTCGAGGCCTTTGCCGTGTGCCGCGAGGGCGGGCGGCGGTTTCTCGGGATGCGCCACTACGACGTCCAGCTCATGGGCGGCATGGTGCTCCACTCGGGCGCGATCGCCGAAATGGTGACGGGCGAAGGCAAGACGCTGGTTGCCACGCTGCCGGCCTATCTCAATGCGCTCGAAGGCCGCGGCGTCCACGTGGTGACCGTCAACGACTACCTGGCCCGCCGCGACATGGAGTGGATGGGACCGTTGCACATGCGGCTGGGGCTCTCCGTCGGCGCGATCCAAGGCGGCATGGGCGGCATGGAGCGGCAGAAGTCCTACGCTTGCGACATCACCTACGGCACGAACAACGAGTTCGGCTTCGACTACCTGCGCGACAACATGCGCCTGGCGGCCCGCGGAGACGACCGCTACCCCAAGGAAATGCAACAGTGCCAGGGGCCTTTGAACTACGCGATCATCGACGAAGTCGACAACATTCTGGTCGACGAGGCGCGGACGCCGCTGATCATCTCGGGCCCCGCGCACGACGACGTCTCGAAATACCAGAAGGCCGACAAGATCGCCCGGCAACTGAAGCGCGACGCGCACTTCGAGGTCAAGGAGAAAGAGCACACGGCCCACCTGACGGAAGATGGGGTTAGGGCCGCGGAGAAGCTGGCCGGCGTCGAGAGTTTCTACACGGCCGGCAACATGGAATGGCCGCACCTGATCGATAACTCGCTCAAGGCGCATCACCTCTACCGCCGCGACGTCAACTACGTCGTCCAGCAGGGCGAGGTGGTGATCGTCGACGAGTTCACCGGCCGCCTGATGCCGGGCCGCAACTGGAGCGATGGCCTGCACCAGGCCGTCGAGGCCAAGGAGGGCGTACGGATCAAGGAAGAAAACCAGACGCTGGCCACGATCACGCTGCAAAACTTCTTCAAGCTCTACAAGAAAATCTGCGGCATGACCGGTACGGCCATGACCGAGGCCACCGAGTTCTGGAAGATCTACAAGCTGGATGTGATCGCCATTCCGACCAACCGGTCGCTCACGCGGATCAATCACCCCGACGTGATCTACCTGACCGAGAGGGACAAGTTCAAGGCGATCGTCGACGAGATCGAGCTGTTGCACAAGTTCGACAGCGTCGAGCAGCGCGACGGCACCTTCATCGCCGGCCAGCTCCAGCAGGAAAACGACCAACAGGTCGAAATCGTCGACCGCGAGTCGAAGCAGCCCCAGACGATCGCCCGGGACAAGGTCAAAGAGGTCCGTCGCCGCGGGCGGCCGATCCTCGTCGGCACGGTGTCGATCGAGAAGAGCGAACGGCTCTCGGAAATGCTGGCCCAGCGGGGCATCGATCACAGCGTGTTGAATGCCAAGCATCACCAGCGCGAGGCCGAGATCATCGCCCAGGCCGGGCGGAAGTCGGCCGTGACGATCGCCACGAACATGGCCGGCCGCGGTACCGACATCATCCTCGGCGGCAACTCCGAGACGATGGCCTGGGCCCAGTTGCAGGACAAGTATCCCACGCGGCTCGACGTGCCGCGCGAGGAGTGGGAGGCGCTGATCGCCGAGATCGAGAACCGCGAACAGACCAAACAGGTCGGCCGCGAGGTGGCCAAGCTGGGCGGGTTGCACGTGATCGGCACCGAACGGCACGAAGCCCGACGCATCGACCTGCAGTTGCGCGGGCGTTGCGGCCGCCAGGGCGATCCCGGCAGCAGCCGGTTCTTCCTCTCGCTCGAAGACGACCTGATGCGAATCTTCGGCGGCGAATGGGCCAAGAACATGCTCACCCGCATGGGCATGCAAGAAGGCGAGGCGATCGAAAGCCGCCTGGTGAGCCGGCGGATCGAGGGCGCGCAGAAGAAGGTCGAGGAACGCAACTTCGAGGTCCGCAAAAACCTGCTCGAATACGACGAAGTGATGGACGAGCAGCGCAAGCGCGTCTACCACTATCGCCAGCGGATTCTCGACGGCGCCAGCGTCAAGGCCGCGATCCTCGACATGATCAATCAGTCGATCGCCGGGCAACTGGGCGAGTTCCTCGACAAGGATTACGGCGCTGCCACGTTTGCCCGCTGGGCCGGCAACCTGTTGGGCGTCGAGTTCGAGCCGCGCGATTTCCGTGGCACCGATTTCGACGCGGCCCAGCAACTGGCCAAGGACCAGGCCGAGCGCCAGGTCGAGACCCAGGTGCACGAACTGATCGATGAGAACTTGCCGGCCGAAGAAGACTCGGCCGAATGGAACTGGGAAGCGCTGGCCAAGGCCGCCAACGCCCGTTGGCGGCTGAACCTGCGCGACCGCGACCTCAAGAAAGTCGGCCGCGACGACCTGGCCGAGGCCCTGATCGAACAGGGGCAAGCGTCGATTCAAGAGGTCGACCTGAGCGAGGGCCAACGCTACCTGGCCGAGGACTATGGCGTCCGCACCGCGTGTGGATGGCTGCAGTTGAAGTTCGGGCTGAAGCTCGAAGTCGACGAGGTCCGCCATTTGGACGCCAAGCCGTTCATCGAACTGGCCCGGCAGCGCGCGGCGGCCGCATATGCCGAAAAAGAAGCCGAGTTTCCCGTGCTGGCCAGCCTGGCCCGCTTCACGGTGACCGAAAACGGCACGCCCCGGCTCGATCGCGAGAAGATCGTCGACTGGGCACAGCGGCGCTTCGACGCGGCCCTGTCGCTCGACGAGCTGCGCAACAAGGATCGCCACGAGACGGCCGAGCAATTGATTGTCCGCAGCCGCGCTCATCTCGACCGTGGCGAAACGGTCCAGGCCGAGGCCCAGGCGCAGGTCGACCAACTGTTCTCGACGGACGACGCGACGCGCACCTTGGCGCTGGCCGCGGGCCGTGGCGCCGCCGATCAGCTTGCGTCCTGGATCAAGGAACAGCTGGGGTTCGACGTCGCCGCCGACGAGCTGGCGCGCTTGAATCGCGAACAGTTGGCGTCCCGGCTGTCGAACATGGTCGAAGACCGGTTCCGGCCCGAGATGCGGCGGCTCGAGCGGTCGCTGGTGTTGAGCATTCTCGACGCCGCCTGGAAAGATCACCTGCTGTCGATGGACCGCTTGCGACAGTCGATCGGCCTCCGCGGTTTCGCCCAAGTCGATCCGAAGGTCGAATACAAGCGCGAAGGCATGCAGATCTACCAACAGATGTGGAACTCGGTCGGCGAACAGGTGACCGACCTGATCTTCCGCATGGAGCAGCTCGACGAAGGCTTCGTCCGCTCGGTCTGGAACGAGACCAGCGCCGTGCACGAAGAGGCCCCCTCGACGGCCGGCGAGATCGGCAAGCAGCAGCAGTCCGCGATCGACTCGTCGCAGACGGCGGCCAAGAGCGAGCCGATTCGCAATCGCGAAGATCGCACGCCGCGCAATGCCCCCTGCCCTTGCGGCAGCGGCAAGAAATTCAAGAACTGCTGCATGAACAAGCGGCCCACCGTCTGA
- a CDS encoding 3-deoxy-D-manno-octulosonic acid transferase yields the protein MPYLLNLVYLLLLVAAAPLLAWRAVRLGKYRQGLSARCWGAAPRVAGAAPRVWWHAVSVGEVNQLAPVLAEYRRQFPDWQHAISTTTATGYELARKKYADLPVFYSPLDFTWATRRAMAQVRPDLLVLTELELWPNLIDAARRHGARVAIINGRLSERSFRGYRRVRPLVARVLRHIDLIAAQNEEYAERFLQLGAPAVRLYRTGSIKFDGARTDRANPQTQALAELAGITPDDRVFLAGSTQAPEEEIALRVFAELTAIYPRLRMVLVPRHPERFDEVARLLDANGLTWQRRTRLMPGSSPGAAARILLVDAIGELAAWWGTAHIAFVGGSLGQRGGQNMIEPAGYGAAVCFGPNTRNFRDIVAQLLAADAARVVQDERQLAAFVRRALDDPSWATALGQRAQRFVVAQAGATRSTVDLLGQLFPAGAAAKPRRAA from the coding sequence GTGCCCTACCTGCTCAACCTGGTCTACTTGTTGCTGCTGGTGGCGGCGGCGCCGCTCCTCGCATGGCGTGCCGTGCGGCTGGGCAAGTATCGCCAGGGATTGTCCGCGCGCTGCTGGGGCGCAGCGCCCCGCGTCGCAGGCGCGGCACCACGCGTCTGGTGGCATGCCGTCAGTGTCGGCGAGGTGAATCAGTTGGCGCCCGTGCTGGCCGAGTACCGCCGGCAATTTCCCGACTGGCAGCACGCGATCAGCACGACGACGGCCACCGGGTACGAGCTGGCCCGCAAGAAATACGCCGACTTGCCGGTGTTTTACAGCCCCTTGGATTTCACCTGGGCAACGCGTCGGGCAATGGCTCAGGTGCGGCCCGATCTGCTGGTGCTGACCGAGCTGGAGCTATGGCCCAACCTGATCGACGCCGCACGGCGCCACGGCGCACGGGTCGCCATCATCAACGGTCGCTTGAGCGAGCGGAGTTTTCGCGGCTATCGGCGCGTCCGACCGCTCGTGGCCCGGGTGTTGCGGCACATCGACCTGATCGCCGCCCAGAACGAAGAGTATGCCGAGCGGTTCCTGCAATTGGGCGCGCCGGCCGTGCGTCTGTATCGCACCGGGTCGATCAAGTTCGACGGCGCGCGAACCGATCGGGCCAATCCGCAAACGCAGGCCCTGGCCGAGCTAGCCGGAATCACTCCGGACGATCGCGTGTTCCTGGCCGGCAGCACCCAGGCGCCCGAGGAAGAGATTGCCCTGCGGGTCTTTGCCGAATTGACGGCAATTTACCCGCGACTGCGCATGGTTCTCGTCCCCCGGCACCCGGAGCGGTTCGACGAGGTGGCCCGGCTGCTCGACGCCAACGGCCTGACCTGGCAGCGGCGGACGCGGTTGATGCCCGGCAGCTCGCCGGGCGCAGCGGCGCGGATTCTCCTGGTCGACGCCATCGGCGAACTGGCGGCCTGGTGGGGTACGGCTCACATCGCCTTTGTCGGCGGGAGCCTGGGGCAACGGGGCGGCCAGAACATGATCGAGCCGGCCGGTTACGGCGCGGCCGTCTGCTTCGGGCCCAACACCCGCAACTTTCGCGACATCGTGGCCCAACTCCTGGCCGCCGACGCGGCCCGGGTGGTGCAAGACGAGCGCCAGCTTGCCGCTTTCGTCCGCCGCGCGCTCGACGACCCGTCTTGGGCCACGGCCCTGGGCCAGCGCGCCCAGCGCTTTGTCGTCGCCCAGGCGGGTGCGACGCGCAGTACGGTCGACCTCTTGGGCCAGCTGTTCCCCGCCGGGGCCGCCGCGAAACCTCGTCGCGCGGCGTAG
- the metK gene encoding methionine adenosyltransferase yields MAVASGKFLFTSESVSMGHPDKLADQISDGVLDALLAADPYSRVACETMVTTGVAIVAGEITTKAHVDYRQIVRDVIREVGYTDDQMGICADTCAVMLSIDGQSPDIAMGVDEDSSHGKDIGAGDQGLMFGYACNDTPELMPLPIALSHRIINRLTEARKKGEVNWLRPDSKSQVTVEYDGHRAVRIDTVVVSTQHSPDVSNDEIRRFVIDKVVKPCLPPQLVQGEIKYHINPTGRFVVGGPHGDCGLTGRKIIVDTYGGWGRHGGGAFSGKDPTKVDRSAAYMARHVAKNVVAAGLADRCEVQLAYAIGVSAPVSVHVDTQGTGKIDDQRICELVTEIFPLTPAGIIKYLDLRRPIYRLTAAGGHFGRSEKQFTWEQTNRKDELAAAARGTATAAR; encoded by the coding sequence ATCGCCGTGGCATCGGGCAAGTTCTTGTTCACCAGCGAATCGGTCAGCATGGGTCACCCAGACAAGCTGGCCGACCAGATATCCGACGGCGTGCTCGACGCCCTGTTGGCTGCCGACCCCTATAGCCGAGTGGCCTGCGAGACGATGGTCACCACCGGCGTGGCCATCGTGGCCGGCGAAATCACCACCAAGGCCCACGTCGATTACCGGCAGATCGTCCGCGACGTGATCCGCGAGGTGGGATACACCGACGACCAGATGGGCATCTGCGCCGACACCTGCGCCGTGATGCTGTCGATCGACGGGCAGAGCCCCGACATCGCGATGGGCGTCGACGAAGACTCGTCGCACGGCAAGGACATCGGCGCCGGCGACCAGGGCCTGATGTTCGGCTATGCCTGCAACGACACGCCCGAGCTGATGCCGCTGCCGATCGCCCTGTCGCACCGCATCATCAACCGGCTGACCGAGGCCCGCAAGAAGGGCGAAGTCAATTGGCTCCGCCCCGACAGCAAGAGCCAGGTGACGGTCGAATACGATGGCCATCGGGCCGTGCGGATCGACACGGTGGTCGTGTCGACGCAACACTCGCCCGACGTTTCGAACGACGAGATTCGCCGGTTCGTGATCGACAAGGTCGTCAAGCCGTGCCTGCCGCCGCAGCTCGTCCAGGGCGAGATCAAGTATCACATCAATCCCACGGGGCGATTCGTCGTCGGCGGTCCGCACGGCGATTGCGGTCTCACCGGGCGTAAGATCATCGTCGACACGTACGGCGGCTGGGGCCGTCACGGCGGCGGTGCCTTCAGCGGCAAGGACCCCACCAAGGTCGATCGCAGCGCCGCTTACATGGCCCGGCACGTGGCGAAGAACGTCGTGGCGGCTGGCCTGGCCGATCGCTGCGAGGTGCAGTTGGCCTATGCGATCGGCGTTTCGGCGCCGGTCAGCGTGCATGTCGACACTCAGGGGACCGGCAAGATCGACGATCAGCGCATTTGCGAACTGGTCACCGAGATCTTTCCGCTCACTCCGGCCGGCATCATCAAGTACCTCGACCTGCGCCGGCCGATCTACCGGCTGACGGCGGCCGGCGGCCACTTTGGCCGTTCGGAAAAGCAGTTCACCTGGGAACAAACGAACCGCAAGGACGAGCTGGCGGCCGCCGCGCGGGGCACGGCGACGGCAGCCCGCTGA